Genomic window (Rosa chinensis cultivar Old Blush chromosome 6, RchiOBHm-V2, whole genome shotgun sequence):
GTTCATAGATAATTTTTGAAGGGTTAACTCTCAAGTTAAGCATAACTTATTTGTAGTTCAATAGTTCATAGAAATCATGAGATCCCTTAAAGAACATAACTGTACAGGTCCAAATTTCATTGTATTTCATAAAAAACATAGATTTGTACAATGTAGAAGCACACTCCAAGGACATACCAGGAGCACTTCTCTGACAATTCCAGTAGTTTCCTCTCCAGAATTGCGTACATTGACCAGTATATCTGGCATGAACCATGGTCCTTCATTGTCCCCTCCTGCTACCAGATATTACATTAGAACTTAAACAGAGGATTACAGAAGTAAGCAATCCAATCGACCAAGGCATctgcttaattttttttctatctcagtatatatatattccttccATTGccatctcaaaataaaataaaataaattctgatGTGTACTGCTTTATGAACAAAAAATAAGAGTCATATACATCCATTAGCACATAAATAGGCCTTAAAGGTTAGGATAGTAGCCAGCCTATCTCTGATTAAGCAAGGATATCATCAAGAATCTACCGACTAGTGGAATACTAACAACCAAACCCCCGTCTCTATTGTTATCATTGTTATGCCTTGTCTACAGCAGAACAGCAATTTCAAAGGAGCTTCAAGGTGCAATGAAACTATAGAAAGCAAGGATATTATCAGAACACTATCAAACAGTGGCATACGAAGAACCAAACACATCTAACACTACCTCTAGAAGTCTAGATAGATAGTAAGAGcatttctttattattattttactttCTGATACACCGAACCTCTGGAAGTGGCTGGATTAAGCATCCATTCACAAAAATAAATCAAAGTAACATTAGAGACTACCGACTGGTTATGAACCAAGCACCTATATAACACTACCCACAAATAGGTAATCAGAAAGCCCCAGGAAACAGGTAGCCCAACTACTAGTTCACAACAGCAAAAATTAGAGTTTATCTCAGCAGTATGCTGGTATACTAGAAAACTGGAAATCAAACCTATAACAGGAGACATCATATCCAGACCACCAGTCCCTGGTGTCATTGGCTGCCCTCCAGGAGTTCCGGGAAGATAGGATGCTGAGTTTGGTGTCATAGGCTGCCCACCGGGAGTTGACGGCAAGTATGGGCTAGGAGCATTTGCTGCAACAGGGACATAAAATGAACTACAGTAACAAGAACTGCAAAATAGAATGCAAATACATTTTTGGAAAAATGTAAAGTAAATGTACCATAACCAGTACTGTCCCTTGGTGTTCCAGCTTCACTATAATTCCCACCAGGAGTGTTGGCCCAACCTGAACCAGGAGTTGGAGCTTCGTACGTCCGTGAGGGAGGACTTCCTGGCTGAAAAGAACAATATTGAAGCTACTTAACACATGTATAAATACATCTCTATGCAAACTCTGGCCTATTATGCACTGTTAACTCACCTGATACTGTGGGCTAGAACCCCAAGAACCAGGGTTTCCTTCCTCCCAGCTATCCCTGATTTATCACCatcaaagttcaaacaaaagCATCAGTAACAAAGCACATCTGACTTCCCAATTGTCAATCTATTAACCTTCCCTCCCTCTCTTCCCCCGCCGCTTAAAAATTACAGTGTATTTTTATCACTTATACTATTTGAAAGCATTTGGTTAAGTACATATCATGATGCATACAAAGTAAATAGAAGAAGTATGTCTAAGACATAAACATCCTCCTGAGTTTATAAAGAGCATATATTGCTTATTTCATAGGGTACCTGTAACACATGTAAAATATAAAGATGCAAAAAGTGCAATATGTCTACATCCACATGTGACAgacaattatgattttttaaAATGGATTTTGTTACAGATACTTCTTTCACTTTTTCCACGTAATATTTACTCATCATGGGTGGTGATTGATTGGGCTCTAGTTGACTTTTCCATTTTCAAGTccaaaaaaccttagaattaaaaataataatgatcCTATAGACAACAGATAGGACTCTAGTTAGACGTTTTCATTGTGAAGTCATAACTCATTATTTCTCCCCAGCATTCTTCTGTTGTATATGTAATTTTGTGAAATATTTTCAAACCTTCGTTAGAGTTCTGAAACCTAAACTTTCATATATGAATACAGGACAAAATTTCAACTTCCTTCAACCTAGCAAGTCTCACCATGTTGAGCAAAAATTATTTCAACTATTAGCCAACATTTTCACTTGAAAGAAGTAAAGAAATTTAACGTTACATAACACAAACCTTGCTGGACTCATAGGTGCATACGGATTCCATGCTCGGTCACGCATTGGAGTCCTCATGCCATCATGAATAGGCGTTGCTGCAAGAAGAATTACAAAGATGAATACAGATATGTCGGTTATTTAATACATGTCCATGTCAAATAATTTATGGCCCAAACATAATCATTATCGGAACTTCTACAAGACAAGACACTACGTTTCTCAAATATTTGAACTCAAAGGTTTCAAAAACCAACCTCCAGCATCCCTCATTGGCGTCATATATGGATGGAGCGGAGTTCGAGAAGGATGAATTGGGGTCTGACTTCCCATACCATAGCTAGATGTATCACTGGAAAAAATTAGATCACAGTCAGAAACCAATGGTGAATGACTTAAAAAGACTTTAGTTAATTATAATTACCGATACGGTGTTGTAATAGCCACGTTATCAGAAATACAAGTCCGGTCAACTGCAAGCATGACAAAAGAGTTATGGCACAAAAAGATACATAAAGAATGAAGCAGCCCATAAATCCCAGACTTGCCTGTCACAACTTTCATTTGGGACTCAAGTTCCACCCGTACACTAGTTCCCTTAACCTCAACAACGCGCCCACGGTAACCCTTATAGGCACCCTGGCGAATCTTTACTGTAGTCCCAACCAATCCATCATGCCCTCTTCCACCTCTATTTCTTCCCCCAACTGGACCATGATAAAAGTAAGATTATTACAAACTTGTTCAATAAAGTTGGCCAAAAGAATAAAAGATATAAGGACAGTTTTCATTGAATCTCTGGAACATACAGTTATTAGGAGGGCCTCCTCTAGGAAACCTCCTGGGGGACTGGGGAATAAGAGGAGGAGCTCGAAGATGATCAAATCTAGAGTAGGAGTCACCCTACAAGTTTGATATAGGATTAGAATAACAGCATCAACAATCAAAACTAACAGAGAAACTGGAAGAGAGAGTTCAGAAGTAAATAAAGAGCACAAAGGGTTTACATTTCTATCACCATTGGCACGTGATCCTCCTACAACACGACAAGAATGTGACTTAACACAGATAAAGCCCGCATGCTCTATGTGATGGCGATCATAAATGAATAAGACTCCTCTATATATGTGTTCCACGGGACCTTGTTTACCCTATCATGGCAACAGCAGTGACAATATAGTCTGAGATCTACAAAATGTTGGTGCAAGGTAAACGAATGGACAAATAAGGACGTCATCTCACCTTGGAAGGACCTTCAACGACCCTCACAACATCTTTCACAGATATTGTGTTCTTAAAACAATCTTGCACACTAAGCTTTTTCTCAATCTTGCATTTGATCTCTCTTAATTTGACAAGGGCAACCTCAGGTCTCTCAGGAACTCCCTTAAGGACCTGGAGGAGAGTTGAAAATGTGAAAACACAGCACGGGAGCATCAGACAATTGTCAATTACAATCACATacctgacatgcttcagtttcAACACGTATAATTACACCAAAGCTATTATTACTGCACCAAATCAgacaaattaaacaaaaaccTATTAAATTTATATCGTAAACTTGATAGTAATATGGACAAAAATGGATGATAAAACAGATGACATGTGAAAACAGCCAAACAACTTACTCCAGTAGCACAAGATCATGAAGCTCATAGTCCCCAATTTTGGTAATACCAGATGTCACCTCAGAACTCTCCACAACATCATCAGCAAACACACGGAGCTGGAACCAAGCAACAATCATGTCATTTGCACATTACTACTTCAGTAGAAAACTATTCCTGCAATCCAAGAGGTCCTAGATAAGGGAAATAAAGCACTTACATGTTCCTTAGTTGTATCAGATAAAATGATGAGCACATGCTGATCGACCTTGACAACCATACCAGTTGCACCTTCTTGAGTACCAGATACAACCTTCACATGATTCCCAGGTTCAAAGTACTTGCAAAGTTCTTTTTCATTTATGGCAAGAGTTTTCTGCAAAACAAAATTTACAGTAACAAGTGGTCACAACGGAATCTTCTAACAAGCGACTTACCCAAATTATTaaaccaccaaaaaaaaagataatgcaTTCTTACTGGGAGGTCTTTCATGTCGGGTCTGATATGCACAGTCCCTTCCTCAACTTTCTCAACCCGCCCTTTCAAGTTTTTTAGGTCTCCCTTGATGACAATGACTGCATCACCCTTCACAAAGTGtcctttctttctgtttgaaaatAAAGTTGACAGACTGGCAACATCTCCTTCCCCATTCTCCCCAGGTTTCCGAAACTTTTCCAGTTCATCAAAAGTGGGATGTATGTTTTGAGTACTAATTGATTTCATTGATACTATTTTATACAAGAAACCATCTTTAAACATCATTTTCTCAATGTTTTCAAAGTAGTCACCCGTCATTGGATCTCGTTTACGCTCCACACGAATATGCAGTTCTCTGAGCAGAGTACAAAGAACATATGAGACTAACAGAGGCAGAGGTTAATGTAAAGATTTATAATTatagaaaacatatatataaaaaataaaaaataaaaaacccagAAAGGTTAATGCTCACATGCATTGGGTGGAAACAATTTTGTAAGGGAACTGTTattcatacaccccaaattgcCATTAACAAACTTCTGCATTTTCAAATGCAATCTTTCCAAATAATGAAAggtaaaaacaaaattaatgcaAAAGGGGTTTGTTAATAACAATTTGGGGAGTATTAATGACAACATCTTATTGTAAAAGGGAGATATAAAAATTACCTAGCTTCATCAATATTCATAAAACGTGGCGGAGGCACAAACGCTTTCTTTTTCACAACTTCTCTGCCCTCCtgtatgattaaaaaaatcacCTCAAGATTACCAGATAAATTGATAATGATACTCAAATGACTAATGGGTTTATAGGGAGGGGATGTGGGAATAACCACGAATCCGACAATCCTAGACCACCACCACCTCAACTGAATAAAAATTGTTGTAGACTCTATTACATATCAAAAGTACAACGATATGCAAATGACTAAAACAGATTTATAGGGAGGGGTGATGAGTAACACAAATCCGACATCCTAGGAATCATTCTAAAGGGACCACTTAAGTCGAATAAAAATGATTGTTAACTCGATTACATGTCAAAAGTAGGTAACAAACAGTACCAGTTTATTTGCAAGAGCTTGTAAATCAATTCTTGGAATTAATTTTACTGTAACTCTCTGTCGTACATTATCCACATCAACAACCTGAGAAAAGAAGCTTGAAGTTAGATAGAGAAACCTGATAGTTTTAAGCAAAAATCCATTAAATACCTTGGCAAGGTCCCCTTTATATATCCCAATCTTCATTCTGACCCAAGTATCCCTAGAAATATCAATTGCCTTGCTTTCAACGGAAAGAACATCAGTCATTTCTCTAATAGGAACAAGTGCTATTTTCTGGGTAAATATATTGCGCAATCCTTTGCAAGCCTGAGAACATATCAAAGCACCAGCAAAACAAATAACTGTCAGATAAGATAAGAATTACTAAACTGCAAATATGGTCAAATATGTAAATCATCACAACTTTTGAATATAAACACACATGCATACCTCCCTCACGTGGGCTTCTTTTTCCGCTTCAACGTATATATAGTTCTTCAGGTGGTCAAGAGCAATAACAGACCTGATGTTCAATTCAGGTTTATCAATATACTTTTGCATTAAGCAAGCAGCTACCTCTCGTTCTTTACCAATCTGACAGACATCGACACAAAAATCATTAGCATTCTAGCACAACCATGTTTATCAATATCAGGGTAGGAGAAAATCATACCGCACATTTCACCATCCACAGCTTTGGGTCCAAAACAGAAGGTAAAAGGGCTTGCTGATCCACATCAGTGGTCTCCTCAGTATCTTCTGTATGATGTTGCTTTGCATATCTTGCCTGAATTCTTCTTTCCAGAGCCTCGACATCTTCTTGCTCTTGGTCATCCATCAATGGGCGATGATGCATCCTTCTACCATCGCCCTCCTCAGGTATATCAGCTCCGGAATCAATAAAGTCTGCATAAAGACTtttcaaaatcaataaaagGAGATTGCCACATGAAGTTTTATTGAAATAATGATTCCCATCAAACTCTAGGGTATGAAAATCGTAATACAATCCCCAAGCCAACGTTTCTACAGACCCTAAAAACAAGGACTATTCCTTGATTCAGTACAAGACCTAAACAATCAATTGAACTCTAACACTAGAAAATTAgacaaatattttaaaataacTGTTTATAGAAATTGCACGCAATGCATGGTGGTGATTGAACTCACTCATACTATTAGAAACTGAAGAAAAGAAATAGTCAACTTAAACAGCACTTTGCAAATTTATCCTTAATTATAACGGGAACAAGACTATGAATTCTCGCCATGTGAGACACATCACCAAACCAGTACATAAGTGAAAGTCAGCAGCAACCTCATTGTTTATTTCCCATCTTTCCCAGTACAGGACAATTATCCTTTCACATAGATTACCTTACTCgttaaaactaaagaaaaaggGAAGGAACAAAATTGGACATGTTTTAAGCTGCAAAATCTGTGATGGCTGCTCTTTGGGCATGATTGCATAATTTGATCAAGAACAGGAGTTCCTAAACATATCCAGAGCTATTGATGCCTACTTCAGCTCCCAGTGGAAGATGGCCAGGAGATTTTACTACGAACTCTATAGTCTCCCAATAAAGTCATTTATTCCCATACATCGAGGAAATGCCTAATCTAGTATCCAGAACAGAACACTTTCAAACGAGCCTTAGGTGCCAGAATCGACCCTTCTTCAGAACCCCCAATAAATTCATAATGAAACGAAACCAACAATACAGGATACACTACCATCCACGAATCGATTTCAATTTTCACTACCTACAAATTATGACCAATTCGACTGTGAACATTATCCCTAACCAATTCCAATAGGTATCCCAAAATGTAAACGAACAAAAACACAATTCCAAATGAAACGAGATTAGTAGAAACACTAGGGCAAAAGCGTACCGTCCTCGccctcatcctcctcttcctcctcatccGAATCCACTACCGCTTCGAGATCAAGAAAATCCGCACCGGAGGGCTTCTTTTTGCTCTTCTTACGACtcccaccgccaccgccaccgccacggTAGGCGCCGTAATCCTCGTCCTCGTagtcctcctcttcctcctcgtcGTCCTCCTCGGCCACATCGTCAATGAAGCTCGATCTCCTCCGCTTCTGACTGGACCTCCGGCCTCCTcggtcctcctcctcctcctcctcctcttcgtcGTCGACGTCGTCTAGACCTTGGTCCGGGTCGTACTCGTCCTCGTCCGGCTCCATCTCGTCGTCGTCTTCGTCTCTGTGACGGGGCATGGTTCAATTTGGGGTTCTAGGGTTTTGCGAAGAGAGTAGAGTGGTGCTTGTGCAGATGGAGATTGTGAAATTCTACACCCAGAGGGGAGAGGGGATCTCTCTTTGTTCGAGTCTGCGACGCTTGGGTGGAAGAAACGCTTGTTTTTAAGTCATTGGGCTTTTTAGATGCGGTCATGGGTCGCCTGGACTCGGGTTTTTGGTCGTCCGACGTGTTGTCTCTGTTTTTTCTCATCGTGTCTCGATAttataatactagaaagaaaacACACACTGTGGTgtgcatttaatttttttttttactttgtcaagggaAATCCAAAAGTTTCTTagacccaagataaaccccCTTCAGCGcatgtgcattgcagcacagtgcctgaccactttgacagctttgggattcgaacctaggttggggagcacacccaactagacaagaaccactaggccacttgcgtggttaaaaaaaaaaatatatatatatatatatatatatattttaaaataatGAAACCAATTTTTAGCAGTTAAATGTGAGGAACAGTTGAAGTTAGTGGATGATAGTTTAGGAGTGCATATGGATAAtgcttatttttatatttttttaatgttttttattttataatttacaACTTTATCCTTACAcatttaaactttcttaaacttttttaatatttgagggctattttagtaaaaaaaaattgttttggctaacaaactctcttcttttaataatagtatagatatatgaGATCAAATTGGAAAATAGCACATAGAAGGGTCTAGTTAGATCATCATAGAATGTTTCAAGCACTAGTGAGCACCCGTACAAGTTGGAGTGTATGAAGCATTGGCGAACCAACATGAATTTAGTAATtgtgaaatttattttttatatttcttttcttcaatAATGCATATTATGATGGCTTAGGTGTACAAGGGTGAGGCTTTAATGAGAACCATTATAATGAGGGTGAGAGGCTCTAATGAGGACATTTAAAATaaggactttctaatcaacggttgTGAGACCACTTGTCGATCACATTTCGATAAATCAATCGTTAAATGTTTAGATATCGCGAGtatatcatttctgcaaattttcaactaaattgaaaaatcgttaagacattcataatcatgatttatAGTTGTGAACATGAATGGTTCATGTTTTatagatttggttcgttcattgatttgatctagttcggtaTCTTCACGATCTTtaatttagttgaaaattttcaaaagtgatctactcatgaatatctaaacatctagtAGGTAATTTACTAAAATATGATGGTAAAGTGGGTCtcataaatattgattaaaaaaatcCCCATGAAGTACTCATTATAATGTTCCTCTCCCATCTATATTCTTGTTTTGTCTATGACCATTTTTCCCTTTTCCCCTCCCTCATCCATTCTTTGagtttttgtttccttttttgcTCAACGCAAAAGGGTTGTGAGTTCTCAAGGAAACCATTAGTCTAGAGGGTTTGTGTCCGCCGTGTTCTATCGTCTTAAGTGTTTTTGTCtaattctgggtttttgttttggattgctcattttttttatatatgcgTATTCTTTATgagttttcttatttgtttttattcactAATGTTGTGATTTAGGAAGATACTTGAGACTCGATTTATATACGAAAGGAAGTTGCTACATCGGTTTAGATAGATTACTAAATGTGCATTAGAAGGTTGGATCAAATAGGCAAATATTGTGATTTTATATTCAAAAATGTATTCTACTAGCCTTTTGTTCTCTAATTTTTATACTACTAGAGTTTGATTGAGTTTGGATTTATAGTTTTAAGttcaatatcatgagatatggTACTTTTTGCTTCAAATACATTGCTCTTCTGGTTTGATGAGATTTTAacatatattttcattctcactAAATTCTGGTGAAGGGCTTGGCAATCAGGTTTGGTCATGCCTAGTTGTGTAATTTTGTGCCAAAATCAGCCTGAAGAGGCTGAAGACTGATAGGTCTATGGAATTTGATTGTGGTTGATAATCAATGTGTTGTCTTCTACTTTTATAAGCTTTTGTTTGGTCACTTACTTACATTCATTTGAAATAATAATGAGAACAATTGTACTATCATATGCCTATGTAACCATGGAACTGAAGAGGCTGAAGACTAATAGATCTATGGAATTTGATTATGGTTGGTGATCAATGTGTTCTCTTCTACTTTTATATATGAGCTTTTGTTTGGTCACTTACTGCTATTCATTTGAAATAATAATGAGAAGAATTGTATTGTCATATGCTCATGTAACCATGGAACATTTGTTTTGGATCAGTCTACCATGCTTATCAGAGTCAATTAGTTTGGAGAAACCTAAGGGCATGTTTGTTTCTGAGGATTATTATGCCCCACCTTATGCCCCATAATAGTCCAGGACTCCTCTAACCTGACTTATGCTATACTAATATATGACCCATGTTTGGTACTGCATAGGACTAAAGAGCAGAATAATCTCAATAATGATATCCCATGTTTGATGGTGTACTGGACtaaacactacaaaaaaaaaattatgatggCCACGGCGCAAAACCGTTGCTAAAAGCCAATTTGCCATTGGAAATGACCTTTAGCGACGACTAGGCAACAACAAAGTTTCGGTAGCTGTTGGTGCATGTCTTCACCAAAGGTATTTGCGACAGCAAATTAGCCAAGGCAAATGGATTGCAATCGCACTAACTTTACGACGAAAAAATGTAGTCGCAAATACCAATGGCGACACCACCAACCACTACCAAAGCTTTTTGTCGTCGCCAAAAGTCATTTGCGATGGCAAGAATGTCAtcacaaaattttatttatgtgcatggcagatatatatatatttttttg
Coding sequences:
- the LOC112174502 gene encoding putative transcription elongation factor SPT5 homolog 1, with product MPRHRDEDDDEMEPDEDEYDPDQGLDDVDDEEEEEEEEDRGGRRSSQKRRRSSFIDDVAEEDDEEEEEDYEDEDYGAYRGGGGGGGSRKKSKKKPSGADFLDLEAVVDSDEEEEEDEGEDDFIDSGADIPEEGDGRRMHHRPLMDDQEQEDVEALERRIQARYAKQHHTEDTEETTDVDQQALLPSVLDPKLWMVKCAIGKEREVAACLMQKYIDKPELNIRSVIALDHLKNYIYVEAEKEAHVREACKGLRNIFTQKIALVPIREMTDVLSVESKAIDISRDTWVRMKIGIYKGDLAKVVDVDNVRQRVTVKLIPRIDLQALANKLEGREVVKKKAFVPPPRFMNIDEARELHIRVERKRDPMTGDYFENIEKMMFKDGFLYKIVSMKSISTQNIHPTFDELEKFRKPGENGEGDVASLSTLFSNRKKGHFVKGDAVIVIKGDLKNLKGRVEKVEEGTVHIRPDMKDLPKTLAINEKELCKYFEPGNHVKVVSGTQEGATGMVVKVDQHVLIILSDTTKEHLRVFADDVVESSEVTSGITKIGDYELHDLVLLDNNSFGVIIRVETEACQVLKGVPERPEVALVKLREIKCKIEKKLSVQDCFKNTISVKDVVRVVEGPSKGKQGPVEHIYRGVLFIYDRHHIEHAGFICVKSHSCRVVGGSRANGDRNGDSYSRFDHLRAPPLIPQSPRRFPRGGPPNNFGGRNRGGRGHDGLVGTTVKIRQGAYKGYRGRVVEVKGTSVRVELESQMKVVTVDRTCISDNVAITTPYRDTSSYGMGSQTPIHPSRTPLHPYMTPMRDAGATPIHDGMRTPMRDRAWNPYAPMSPARDSWEEGNPGSWGSSPQYQPGSPPSRTYEAPTPGSGWANTPGGNYSEAGTPRDSTGYANAPSPYLPSTPGGQPMTPNSASYLPGTPGGQPMTPGTGGLDMMSPVIGGDNEGPWFMPDILVNVRNSGEETTGIVREVLLDGSCRVALGSGGNGDTVTVLPNEMEVVVPRKNDKIKIMGGSLRGATGKLIGVDGTDGIVKVDDTLDVKILDLAILSKLGQS